In Aquila chrysaetos chrysaetos chromosome 10, bAquChr1.4, whole genome shotgun sequence, the following proteins share a genomic window:
- the SPAG5 gene encoding LOW QUALITY PROTEIN: sperm-associated antigen 5 (The sequence of the model RefSeq protein was modified relative to this genomic sequence to represent the inferred CDS: inserted 2 bases in 1 codon), giving the protein MPAPLCSSVPGPSTPEPSGSTVPAPMCSPMPGSCTSEPPSSTVPAPLCSPVPGPSTPEPPSSTMPAPLCSPVPGPSTPEPPSSTMPAPLCSSVPGRSTPEPPSSTVPAPLCSSVPGCSTPEPSGSTVPAPLCSPMLGSCTSEPPSSTVPAPLCSPMPGSCTSEPPSSTVPAPLCSPVPGPSTLEPPSSTVPAPPCSPVPGMCTPEHPDSTSPAPCTPGPPDIIGSVPCTPNSPGSTPLAPCNPRSPGSASLASCTPGPPGTSSTPQEAPFHGWRAAPADLSCSPVAAEPPAGDGGAGSLPCQGTPEGAESPGPPGLPPTEAGRSDPAGSEATATPVPLPEVAQGAVSWMLPLVWLEKSLNASSLLDSLRHSLPLPVPTXQVAGTSVTPVPTAVAGTSVTPVPTAVAGTSVTPVPTAVAGTFMTPPDLRDKSMNTSAGGLPCAKDSAAETDSLLWHCPREQLKSLPRAELEGRLESTLIIIEALSLQLRDWQESQRPLPGVGPAEQRDALTQTDITHPKGEEEIYRNLYLELRRKTEALQRQRGAERDLQRELELAAAGTSAWSRQCLLFRGLVDAAFQSLQDEQGALAQEQEQARALVSRCRAMLESVPGKLRSCLEERGAMRQRADEALRAKEEGDRFLEKFRAHASAQIGARDQSLASQRELGTLLADAIDQQASLAAEAQPFREFVDITFENLEEERRALDAEREQARALVSRCRAMLESVPGKLRSCLEERDAMRQRADEALQAKEEVSCQLEETSVALQDTVAQLEQLTVANSRLSADLSNLMTNLASLEQERDALQQENEEQWEEMAWLARERDTLQRECNGLCQELRESTECREFLDQENCMSRTQLLEVEARLKSTLATLQQRSLQYEELMDSHQRLREEQAALGKELETTKAELLDLQLKRDKVSWCSADITESKIRLQELADCLRAALQDEDDDAPLRSRAWTPAPRTPGWQTPRRAWTPACRTPACRTPYHARPSFVGSVLKAVSGKDVDEATGGGSVFTKDKPASTPKPIEPEDGLLESVKELRAMVSDLTMLSSRIQELEQSEFKALQTEISDLQLRLETVTAESQEKMDAQAATIVKLNKALRGKLENEKELQDVVKQQEEKMLQLIDKSGEVTRLKGEVSQLKRSLQRAETEAKVLWEEMRGQEPKVDAAYVQERVLLRQEVDKLRLLLLEKEDENLLLSDKYLEQVRGLELRLHHAQKVLRTHEEMQEKMKEVLSAVPDVAAGCQELHSLLRYLGLKPGSGSKEVAEPL; this is encoded by the exons ATGCCAGCCCCCTTGTGCAGCTCCGTCCCAGGGCCCAGCACCCCAGAGCCCTCCGGGAGCACCGTGCCAGCCCCCATGTGCAGCCCCATGCCAGGGTCCTGCACTTCGgagccccccagcagcaccgTGCCAGCCCCCCTGTGCAGCCCTGTCCCAGGTCCCAGCACCCCGgagccccccagcagcaccatgCCAGCCCCCCTGTGCAGCCCTGTCCCAGGTCCCAGCACCCCGgagccccccagcagcaccatgCCAGCCCCCCTGTGCAGCTCCGTCCCAGGGCGCAGCACCCCGgagccccccagcagcaccgTGCCAGCCCCCTTGTGCAGCTCCGTCCCAGGGTGCAGCACCCCGGAGCCCTCTGGGAGCACCGTGCCAGCCCCCCTGTGCAGCCCCATGCTGGGGTCCTGCACTTCGgagccccccagcagcaccgTGCCAGCCCCCCTGTGCAGCCCCATGCCGGGGTCCTGCACTTCGGagccccccagcagcactgtgccAGCCCCCCTGTGCAGCCCTGTCCCAGGTCCCAGCACCCTGgagccccccagcagcaccgTACCAGCCCCCCCGTGCAGCCCCGTCCCAGGGATGTGTACCCCAGAGCACCCTGACAGCaccagcccagcaccctgcaccccaggaCCCCCCGACATCATCGGCTCAGTGCCTTGCACTCCAAACTCCCCAGGCAGCACCCCTCTAGCACCCTGCAACCCCAGGTCCCCTGGTAGTGCCAGCCTGGCCTCCTGCACCCCAGGACCCCCCGGCACCAGCTCCACCCCGCAAGAAGCTCCCTTCCACGGGTGGCGAGCGGCGCCCGCCGacctctcctgcagccctgtggcCGCCGAGCCCCCGGCTGGAGATGGGGGTGCTGGTTCCCTACCTTGCCAAGGCACTCCTGAGGGAGCCGAGTCCCCTGGCCCCCCCGGACTCCCTCCCACCGAGGCAGGTAGGTCGGACCCTGCCGGGTCAGAGGCAACGGCCACCCCTGTCCCCTTGCCTGAGGTGGCCCAGGGCGCCGTGTCCTGGATGTTGCCGCTGGTGTGGCTGGAGAAGAGCCTCAACGCCTCGTCCCTGCTGGATTCCCTGCGGCACAGCCTGCCCCTGCCCGTGCCCAC GCAGGTCGCCGGCACCAGCGTCACCCCCGTGCCCACGGCGGTCGCCGGCACCAGCGTCACCCCCGTGCCCACGGCGGTCGCCGGCACCAGCGTCACCCCCGTGCCCACGGCGGTCGCCGGCACCTTCATGACCCCCCCAGACCTGCGGGATAAGAGCATGAACACATCTGCGGGCGGCCTCCCTTGCGCCAAGGACAGCGCTGCCGAAACAGACTCCCTGCTCTGGCA CTGTCCCCGGGAGCAGCTGAAGTCCCTGCCAcgggcagagctggaggggcGGCTGGAGAGCACCCTCATCATCATCGAAGCCCTCTCGCTCCAGCTGCGCGACTGGCAGGAGAGCCAGCGGCCGCTGCCCGGCGTGGGGCCGGCCGAGCAGAGGGACGCACTCACGCAGACTGACATCACCCACCCCAAAGGG GAGGAAGAGATCTACCGCAACCTCTACCTTGAGCTGCGGAGGAAAACGGAGGCTCTGCAGCGGCAGCGGGGAGCAGAACGGGACCTGCAGcgggagctggagctggctgcCGCGGGGACG AGCGCCTGGAGCAGGCAGTGCCTCCTGTTTCGGGGCCTCGTAGATGCCGCCTTTCAGAGCTTGCAGGATGAGCAGGGAGCCCTTGCCCAGGAG CAGGAGCAGGCGAGGGCCCTGGTGTCCCGGTGTCGGGCCATGCTGGAGAGCGTGCCCGGCAAGCTGCGGAGCTGCCTGGAGGAGCGGGGTGCCATGAGGCAGCGAGCGGACGAAGCCCTCCGAGCCAAAGAGGAG GGAGATCGATTCCTGGAGAAATTCCGCGCCCACGCCAGCGCCCAGATCGGTGCCCGCGACCAGAGCCTGGCGTCCCAGCGAGAgctgggcacgctgctggcGGATGCCATCGACCAGCAG GCATCCCTGGCTGCCGAGGCTCAGCCTTTCCGGGAATTCGTAGATAtcacctttgaaaatctggaggaggaaaggagagccCTGGACGCGGAG CGGGAGCAGGCGAGGGCCCTGGTGTCCCGGTGCCGGGCTATGCTGGAGAGCGTGCCCGGCAAGCTACGGAGCTGCCTGGAGGAGCGGGATGCCATGAGGCAACGAGCGGACGAAGCTCTTCAAGCCAAGGAGGAG GTGTCCTGCCAGCTGGAGGAGACCTCGGTGGCCCTGCAGGACACGGTGgctcagctggagcagctgaCGGTGGCCAACTCACGCCTCAGCGCAG acctgagcaacctgatgaCGAATTTGGccagcctggagcaggagcGGGACGCGCTGCAGCAGGAGAACGAGGAGCAGTGGGAGGAGATGGCCTG GCTGGCGCGGGAGAGGGACACCCTGCAGCGAGAGTGCAACGGGCTGTGCCAGGAGCTGCGGGAGTCAACCGAGTGCCGGGAG TTCCTCGATCAGGAGAACTGCATGTCCCGCACGCAGCTGCTGGAGGTAGAGGCCAGGCTGAAGTCCACGTTGGCCACCCTGCAGCAGCGCAGCCTGCAGTACGAGGAGCTGATGGATTCCCACCAGCGCTTGCG GGAAGAGCAGGCTGCCCTCGGCAAGGAGCTGGAGACCACCAAGGCCGAGCTCCTCGACTTGCAGCTCAAGAGGGACAAAGTCTCGTGGTGCTCCGCGGACATCACCGAGAGCAAGATACGGCTGCAGGAGCTCGCTGACTGcctcagagctgctctgcaagaCGAG GATGACGATGCCCCACTGAGAAGCAGAGCCTGGACCCCGGCTCCGCGGACGCCGGGCTGGCAGACGCCCCGGCGTGCCTGGACCCCCGCCTGCCGCACGCCGGCGTGCCGCACCCCGTACCATGCCAGGCCCTCTTTTGTAGGCAGTGTCCTGAAAGCGGTGTCGGGGAAAG ATGTCGATGAAGCCACCGGAGGTGGGAGCGTATTTACCAAGGACAAACCTGCCTCTACACCAAAGCCGATAG AGCCCGAGGACGGTCTGCTGGAAAGCGTGAAGGAGCTGAGAGCCATGGTCTCTGACCTCACCATGCTGAGCTCCCGCatccaggagctggagcagagcgAGTTCAAGGCGCTGCAGACGGAGAT ctccGACCTGCAGCTCCGTCTGGAGACGGTGACAGCCGAGAGCCAGGAGAAGATGGATGCCCAGGCTGCCACCATCGTCAAGCTGAACAAGGCGCTGAGGGGCAAGCTAGAG AACgagaaggagctgcaggacGTGGTGAAACAGCAGGAAGAGAAGATGCTGCAACTCATCGACAAGAGTGGGGAAGTCACG AGGCTGAAGGGAGAGGTCTCCCAGCTGAAGCGCTCGCTCCAGCGTGCAGAGACGGAGGCCAAGGTGCTGTGGGAGGAGATGCGGGGGCAGGAGCCCAAGGTGGACGCTGCCTACGTCCAGGAGCGAGTCCTGCTGCGGCAGGAG gTGGACAAACTGcggctgctgctcctggagaAAGAGGATGAGAATCTGCTGCTCTCCGACAAGTACCTGGAGCAG GTCCGAGGGTTGGAGCTGAGGCTCCATCACGCCCAGAAAGTGCTGAGGACCCACGAGGAGATGCAGGAGAAGATGAAAGAG gtCCTGTCGGCCGTCCCTGACGTGGCAGCCGGCTGCCAGGAGCTCCACAGCCTGCTGCGGTACTTGGGCCTGAAGCCAGGCAGTGGCAGCAAGGAAGTTGCTGAGCCGCTATAG
- the ALDOC gene encoding fructose-bisphosphate aldolase C, whose protein sequence is MTHQYPALTAEQKKELSDIALRIVAPGKGILAADESVGSMAKRLNQIGVENTEENRRLYRQILFSADSRVKKCIGGVIFFHETMYQKADDGTPFVQMIKDKGIVVGIKVDKGVVPLAGTDGETTTQGLDGLSERCAQYKKDGADFAKWRCVLKISDNTPSALAIMENANVLARYASICQQNGIVPIVEPEILPDGDHDLKRCQYVTEKVLAAVYKALSDHHVYLEGTLLKPNMVTPGHACTKKYGPEEIAMATVTALRRTVPPAVPGVTFLSGGQSEEEASINLNAINTCPLVRPWALTFSYGRALQASALSAWRGQRDNATAATEEFVKRAEVNGLAALGKYEGSGDDSGAAGQSLYVANHAY, encoded by the exons ATGACGCACCAATACCCCGCGCTGACGGCCGAGCAGAAGAAGGAGCTGTCGGACATCGCGTTGCGTATCGTGGCCCCCGGCAAGGGCATCTTGGCCGCCGATGAGTCCGTAG GGAGCATGGCGAAGCGCCTCAACCAGATCGGGGTGGAGAACACGGAGGAGAACCGCCGGCTGTACCGCCAGATCCTCTTCAGCGCCGACAGCCGGGTCAAGAAATGTATCGGGGGCGTCATCTTCTTCCACGAGACCATGTACCAGAAGGCTGACGACGGCACCCCCTTCGTCCAGATGATCAAGGACAAGGGCATCGTCGTGGGCATTAAG GTGGACAAGGGCGTCGTGCCGCTGGCCGGGACGGACGGCGAGACCACCACGCAGG GTCTGGACGGGCTGTCGGAGCGCTGTGCCCAGTATAAGAAGGATGGGGCCGACTTCGCCAAGTGGCGCTGCGTGCTGAAGATCAGCGACAACACCCCCTCCGCGCTCGCCATCATGGAGAACGCCAACGTCCTCGCCCGCTACGCCAGCATCTGCCAGCAG AACGGCATCGTGCCCATCGTGGAGCCGGAGATCCTGCCTGATGGTGACCACGACCTCAAGCGGTGCCAGTATGTGACGGAGAAG GTGCTGGCAGCCGTCTACAAGGCGCTGAGCGACCACCACGTCTACCTGGAGGGGACGCTGCTCAAGCCCAACATGGTGACACCGGGCCACGCCTGCACCAAGAAGTACGGCCCCGAGGAGATCGCCATGGCCACCGTCACCGCCCTGCGCCGCACTGTACCCCCAGCCGTGCCAG GTGTCACCTTCCTGTCCGGGGGTCAGAGCGAGGAGGAGGCTTCCATCAACCTCAACGCCATCAACACGTGCCCGCTGGTGCGGCCATGGGCCCTCACCTTCTCCTACGGGCGGGCGCTGCAGGCGTCGGCGCTCAGCGCCTGGCGCGGGCAGCGGGACAATGCCACCGCCGCTACCGAGGAGTTCGTCAAGCGCGCAGAG GTGAACGGGCTGGCGGCGCTGGGCAAGTACGAGGGCAGCGGGGACGACTCGGGGGCCGCCGGGCAGTCCCTCTACGTGGCCAACCATGCCTACTGA
- the PIGS gene encoding LOW QUALITY PROTEIN: GPI transamidase component PIG-S (The sequence of the model RefSeq protein was modified relative to this genomic sequence to represent the inferred CDS: deleted 1 base in 1 codon) yields the protein MDWAQAPPSRLGREAKMAAAAAIAADEAERARGRRAALSFAAIAVVLGLPLWWRTTETYRAALPYGDIEGLGQLPFQLAVPVAVVFAPGSVPGDLPRPLPFRDVQEMEISVNLRPSITSRYETVYRRTTAQEEAALDVATAREADAALHPLQDASLGSMTMYVVPETSSLLPQGISVYVGKHRSALVRAGGGLAALRTRLQQLTQVMSFTASSISAALSDRVPNGQLGPDARRHLKSSLGYEITFSLLNPDPKSHAVDWDIEDAVNRYVQPVLDKLSLVANFSVDSQILYYAVLGVTPRFDKESSSFLLSAHSLPHVINPVEARLGSSAASLYPVLNFLLYVPERSHSPLYIQDKDGAAVSTNAFHSPRWGGIMVYNVEAPASPQVSLPLHVDVDMVRVMEVFLAQLRLLFGLSREELPPEFLLESPGNEGLADWELDRLLWAHTVENIATVSTTLTSLAQLLDKIGNIVIKDDVASEVYQAVASAQSAMAELAAGHLHLAFQASKEAVTSSERAFFDPSLLHLLYFPDDQKFAIYIPLFLPMAVPILLSLAKIVREARQRKKEPSKMD from the exons ATGGACTGGGCGCAGGCCCCGCCCTCTCGGCTGGGACGGGAAGCGAAGatggcggcggcagcggcgatAGCGGCGGATGAAGCAG AgcgggcgcggggccggcgggccgCCCTGTCCTTCGCGGCCATCGCTGTGGTGTTGGGGCTGCCGCTGTGGTGGAGGACGACCGAGACCTACCGCGCCGCCCTGCCCTATGGGGACATCGAGGGGCTGGGACAGCTGCCG TTCCAGCTGGCCGTCCCCGTCGCCGTGGTCTTCGCCCCGGGGTCGGTGCCCGGGGACCTGCCGAGGCCGCTGCCGTTCAGGGACGTGCAGGAGATGGAGATTTCCGTGAACC TGAGACCCAGCATCACATCCCGCTACGAGACGGTCTATCGCAGGACCACGGCTCAGGAGGAGGCAGCGCTGGATGTGGCTACTGCACGAG AGGCTGACGCTGCTCTGCACCCGCTGCAGGACGCCTCGTTGGGCTCTATGACCATGTACGTGGTCCCCGAAacctcctctctcctgcctcaG ggcatCAGCGTCTACGTGGGGAAGCACCGCAGCGCCTTggtgagggct ggggggggcctggCTGCCCTCCGCACCCGCCTCCAGCAGCTCACGCAGGTGATGTCCTTCACGGCCAGCTCCATCTCCGCCGCCCTCTCGGACCGCGTGCCCAACGGCCAGCTGGGCCCTGATGCCCGGCGGCACTTGAAATCCAGCCTGG GGTACGAGATCACCTTCAGCCTGCTGAACCCCGACCCCAAGTCCCACGCTGTGGACTGGGACATTGAGGATGCCGTGAACCGCTACGTGCAGCCCGTCCTGGACAAACTGAGCTTGGTGGCCAACTTCTCTGTTGACTCGCAG ATCCTGTACTACGCCGTCCTAGGAGTGACACCACGCTTTGACAAGGAGTCCTCCAGCTTCCTCTTGAGCGCTCACAGCCTCCCGCACGTCATCAACCCTGTGGAGGCCCGGCTGG GCTCCAGCGCTGCCTCACTCTACCCCGTGCTGAACTTCCTGCTGTACGTGCCGGAGCGCTCCCACTCCCCTCTGTACATCCAGGACAAGGATGGAGCCGCAGTGAGCACCAACGCCTTCCACAGCCCCCGCTGGGGCGGCATCATG GTTTACAACGTTGAAGCCCCTGCTTCCCCCCAAGTCTCCCTCCCGCTGCACGTGGACGTGGACATGGTGCGAGTGATGGAGGTTTTCCTGGCCCAGCTCCG GTTACTCTTTGGGTTATCTCGGGAGGAGCTGCCCCCAGAGTTCCTGCTGGAGAGCCCAGGGAACGAGGGGCTGGCCGACTGGGAGCTGGACCGCCTCCTCTGGGCCCACACTGTGGAGAACATCGCCACTGTGTCCACCACCTTGACCTCACTGGCCCAGCTCTTGGACAAGATCGGGAACATTGTCATCAAAGATGATGTCGCCTCTGAG GTGTACCAAGCGGTGGCCTCAGCGCAGAGTGCCATGGCCGAGCTGGCCGCGGGCCACCTGCACTTGGCTTTCCAGGCCAGCAAGGAGGCAGTCACCTCCTCGGAGCGGGCCTTCTTTGACCcatctctcctccatctcctctaCTTTCCTGACGACCAGAAATTTGCCATCTACATCCCGCTCTTCCTGCCTATGGCCGTCCCCATTCTCCTCTCCCTGGCCAAGATCGTCCGGGAGGCCAGGCAGCGTAAGAAGGAGCCCAGCAAGATGGACTGA